One stretch of Clavibacter californiensis DNA includes these proteins:
- a CDS encoding helix-turn-helix domain-containing protein, whose amino-acid sequence MSDLETIIQKLVRQELQEQMPVIIARALDEDRRAHTEAEQASGGTMPDRMSVKEAAAAARRHDATIRVALEGGELHGVQRVARGKWMIERQCLLAWMEGDPCIHKQNVSPLRPRRPKN is encoded by the coding sequence ATGTCTGACCTCGAGACCATCATCCAGAAGCTCGTCCGCCAGGAGCTGCAGGAGCAAATGCCCGTCATCATCGCGCGAGCCCTCGACGAGGACCGACGTGCACACACCGAGGCGGAGCAGGCGAGCGGTGGCACCATGCCCGACCGCATGAGCGTGAAGGAAGCCGCGGCGGCCGCCCGGAGGCACGACGCGACGATCCGCGTTGCGCTCGAGGGTGGAGAGCTCCACGGCGTGCAGCGAGTCGCCCGTGGGAAGTGGATGATCGAGCGCCAGTGCCTCCTCGCGTGGATGGAGGGCGACCCGTGCATCCACAAGCAGAACGTCTCGCCGCTCCGCCCGCGACGGCCGAAGAACTGA
- a CDS encoding MerR family transcriptional regulator, producing MEKAELLSMKKAAQRVHRTERTIQRWINEDGMRFIWKGGRKMIRLEDLLLHYRANLKANPARQKLHPLESNPMRGVVAGR from the coding sequence ATGGAGAAGGCTGAGCTGCTGTCGATGAAGAAGGCGGCGCAGCGCGTGCACCGCACCGAGCGCACCATCCAGAGGTGGATCAACGAAGACGGGATGCGCTTCATCTGGAAGGGCGGCCGCAAGATGATCCGCCTCGAGGACCTGCTGCTGCACTACCGAGCGAACCTCAAGGCGAACCCGGCCCGGCAGAAGCTGCACCCGCTCGAGTCGAACCCGATGCGAGGCGTCGTCGCCGGTCGCTGA
- a CDS encoding type II secretion system F family protein gives MSVALGLALGAGLVLLISPRLWPASPDGSASARGLTASVHDRLTHAGLARVSVSSFLAVSGLVGLAAGVLVEALLRVDGAALAAAATGLLLPWAVVGARSAARRRAHREVWPDVVDHLVSAVRAGMGLPDAVASLAVAGPAVLRPAFRDFASVHRTTGSFAVALDELKEQLADPTADRILETLRMAREVGGTQLPDVLRGLARFLREEAAIRSEAEARQSWVVNAAKLGVAAPWIILALLSTRHEAVAAYDTAAGTVVIVVGLVVSAIAYRLMLALGRLPEDRRWFA, from the coding sequence GTGAGCGTCGCCCTCGGGCTCGCGCTCGGCGCCGGCCTCGTGCTCCTCATCTCGCCGCGCCTGTGGCCCGCCTCGCCCGACGGGTCGGCGAGCGCCCGGGGGCTGACCGCGTCCGTGCACGACCGCCTCACCCACGCGGGTCTCGCTCGGGTCTCGGTGAGCTCCTTCCTCGCCGTCTCCGGGCTGGTCGGCCTGGCCGCGGGCGTGCTGGTGGAGGCGCTCCTCCGCGTGGACGGCGCCGCCCTCGCCGCGGCGGCGACCGGACTGCTGCTCCCGTGGGCCGTCGTCGGCGCGCGATCCGCGGCACGTCGTCGAGCCCATCGCGAGGTGTGGCCCGATGTCGTCGACCACCTCGTGAGCGCGGTCCGGGCGGGCATGGGGCTGCCGGATGCGGTGGCGTCGCTCGCCGTCGCGGGTCCCGCGGTCCTCCGGCCCGCCTTCCGGGACTTCGCGTCCGTGCACCGCACGACGGGCAGCTTCGCCGTGGCGCTCGACGAGCTCAAGGAGCAGCTGGCGGATCCGACGGCCGATCGCATCCTCGAGACGCTGCGGATGGCACGCGAGGTGGGCGGCACGCAGCTGCCCGACGTGCTCCGCGGGCTGGCCCGCTTCCTCCGGGAGGAGGCCGCCATCCGGAGCGAGGCCGAGGCCCGGCAGTCGTGGGTCGTCAACGCGGCCAAGCTAGGCGTCGCAGCCCCGTGGATCATCCTCGCCCTGCTGTCCACCCGGCACGAGGCCGTCGCCGCGTACGACACCGCCGCGGGCACCGTCGTGATCGTCGTCGGGCTCGTCGTGTCCGCCATCGCGTACCGGCTGATGCTCGCCCTCGGGCGGCTGCCGGAGGACCGGAGGTGGTTCGCATGA
- a CDS encoding type II secretion system F family protein, which yields MTGVESWGAVLGLVAGVGLWTMMGAVPRFRRARLLDRVAPHVLDVSEGARRHLALTTVHPLPVLGTLGAPAVIPLRRGLARVLGGTERIERMLGQSGSGEDVERHRSRQLVGLVLGAAAGIVIAALVGGAAVVAGGLPQAQLAAVPFVAAVAGLVACDTALERRAKRRIARIQAELPTVLEFLALSLAAGEGLIDALRRVARVGSGELAAELGRVVADVGTGIPVTRAFDDLSRRLAMPAVSRLVDQLAGSLERGTPLAEVLRAQAQDAREVAKRELLESAGRKEVGMLVPRKIAKRYSYSKKRRPASSEAVSTRSTAFENRSVLRRLSYGSLVSSTNFSTAS from the coding sequence ATGACGGGCGTCGAGTCCTGGGGCGCCGTCCTCGGCCTCGTCGCGGGCGTGGGGCTCTGGACGATGATGGGGGCGGTTCCCCGGTTCCGCCGCGCTCGACTGCTCGACCGAGTGGCCCCGCACGTCCTCGACGTCTCGGAGGGCGCCCGGCGGCACCTCGCCCTCACCACCGTCCACCCGCTGCCCGTGCTCGGCACGCTCGGTGCCCCGGCCGTGATCCCGCTGAGACGCGGCCTCGCGCGCGTGCTCGGCGGCACGGAGCGCATCGAGCGGATGCTCGGACAGTCGGGCTCGGGCGAGGACGTCGAGCGGCACCGGTCGCGCCAGCTCGTCGGCCTCGTCCTCGGGGCCGCCGCGGGCATCGTGATCGCCGCCCTGGTGGGCGGCGCCGCCGTCGTGGCGGGAGGGCTGCCGCAGGCGCAGCTGGCCGCCGTGCCGTTCGTCGCGGCCGTCGCCGGTCTGGTCGCCTGCGACACCGCGCTCGAGCGGCGCGCGAAGCGTCGGATCGCGCGCATCCAGGCGGAGCTGCCCACCGTCCTGGAGTTCCTGGCACTCAGCCTCGCCGCGGGGGAGGGCCTGATCGACGCGCTCCGCCGCGTGGCCCGCGTCGGCTCAGGGGAGCTCGCGGCGGAGCTGGGGCGCGTCGTCGCCGACGTCGGCACCGGGATCCCCGTCACCCGAGCCTTCGACGACCTCTCCCGACGCCTCGCGATGCCCGCCGTGTCGCGTCTCGTCGACCAGCTCGCCGGATCCCTCGAGCGCGGCACACCGCTCGCGGAGGTGCTGCGCGCACAGGCCCAGGATGCGCGCGAGGTCGCCAAGCGCGAGCTCCTCGAGAGCGCCGGCCGCAAGGAGGTGGGGATGCTGGTGCCGCGCAAAATTGCGAAAAGGTACTCTTACTCCAAGAAGCGCCGACCCGCGAGCTCCGAGGCAGTCTCCACGCGATCCACAGCCTTCGAGAATAGATCCGTCCTGCGCCGGCTGTCGTACGGCTCCTTGGTGAGTTCGACTAACTTCTCGACTGCTTCCTGA